One region of Cucurbita pepo subsp. pepo cultivar mu-cu-16 chromosome LG03, ASM280686v2, whole genome shotgun sequence genomic DNA includes:
- the LOC111790325 gene encoding uncharacterized protein LOC111790325: protein MHGSGGERWKQRRHMWPVHSNSTAVACELSAPDFFLKDGRKIHVGDCALFKPPLDSPPFIGIIRSFKSDKETNLRLDVNWLYRPADVKLPKGLLLDAAPNEIFYSFHKDEIPVASLLHPCKVAFLRKGIELPSSISSFVCRRVYDTDNKCLWWLTDRDYINERQEEVDQLLEKTRREMHGVVQSGGRSPKPLNGSLPAVQQKSGSESIPNSSSLTSHVKSKKRERGDQGSEPTKRERLFKTEDGEFGQFKSESTLKNEIAKITDKGGLVDFEGVENFVKLIQPDSSGQKLDLADRVMLADVIAVTDRIDCLGWFLQLRGLPVLDEWLQEVRKGKICDGNGTKGSVKTVEDFLLALLRALDKLPVNLNALQSCYIGKSVNHLRTHKNAEIQKKARSLVDTWKKRVEAEMDVNDAKSESSHGVSWPSKSGPLEVSQVGSKKAGGSSDDCVKSSTHSNMFKHSQAKFCPSEMVGKSSASSSSMKSSSSMVASSKDYNFKTLVGGNSDLPLTSIKEERSSSSSHSQNNSQSSDHAKTVASSCKEDTRSSNSGSGSVSKVSVGARHRKPSNGVHLNTLTGTHKVSGSGKLNALNKSLTSEKASTASREKSPDASLVEHGYSRLVVKLPNTCKNPVGTTRVVTEDQVVSCHKGSLHDEAGDNHEKKAKGRSDLLGASFATEVNSDQCHKKDQFLSSEEGKEVAASNERGRLAAANEGQSETNASSTGIISRPGKTYDASLSSINALIESCVKFAESNTSSSPGDVVGMNLLASVATGEISKSNNASPLDSPQERSPMAEESSDGNDGQLKNFPEDIKCDEDDANGEAGGRSSSEPLDSNNMLHDRNGSHPASTSADSPEDGRGVAFGSSREHIMPSNAQQNMERTPSNCDTKPCAEECNASVAVGSSYGVEEGNTDTVETNQLSDQNELGQSKSLLVQDSLLEECSQLRENEIVDQTDDRATDNGVALKSEVKTTSALEEEKQLDEKTPCLSSQLSGGDVQTHADLDSGSGMEEKLSSTPEIHADSQEEKIETATMVPDANSFDAEFKDKKSNIVNSEIHVNQIGKQTMIQVPPLSDRKDDCAVQDLGRTDDINNCCGGVSMHVESPAIPLPENDQDEKLSLNIPESTGTKDHVTSENPSLSAPRSDTVVKLDFDLNEGCSVDDVTQDDVIGSSSSVQLPIFTPFSIPSASESFPVSVTVASAAKGSVVPPANSLANKVELGWKGSAATSAFRRAEPRKNLEMPLSLSDVPLVTTTSKEGRPPLDFDLNVPDQRLLEEVALSSNVPWKASVDPGLCDRGGGLDLDLNKVDESHDVGPCSIGRNRLELPISSRPFVSGGLGNCGFSASRNFDLNNGPSLDEMGAETVPLSQQNKSYMPFSSLLPGMKVNSGEIGNFYSLFPQGNSYSALTAIPSVLPGRGEQSYVPAAVSQRVFAPPTGTGFTAEIYRAPVLSSSPALAFPPANSFTYSGFPFETSFPVQSNNYSGCSTSYMDSSPGCSLGFPTITSHLLGPAGVAPTPYTRPFIMSYPTGSSAVGPEIGKWGSQGLDLNAGHGIIDKERFDEKLPLASRQLSVPSTQPFADEQLKMFQIGGMHKRKEPDSGLDGSARFNYKQQ from the exons ATGCATGGGTCTGGAGGTGAGAGGTGGAAACAGAGGCGGCACATGTGGCCGGTCCATTCTAATTCGACAGCTGTAGCTTGCGAATTGTCCGCCCCAGATTTCTTTCTCAAA GATGGACGCAAAATCCACGTTGGTGATTGTGCTCTTTTCAAGCCACCTCTAGATTCCCCTCCTTTTATTGGAATTATACGTTCATTCAAGTCGGACAAGGAGACAAATTTAAGGTTAGATGTGAATTGGCTTTACCGGCCTGCTGATGTGAAGCTCCCAAAAGGATTATTGTTAGATGCTGCGCCGAATGAGATCTTTTACTCATTTCATAAAGATGAGATACCTGTCGCATCATTACTTCATCCTTGTAAAGTTGCTTTCCTTCGCAAAGGCATTGAACTTCCGTCGAGCATTTCCTCATTTGTGTGCAGAAGAGTGTATGATACTGATAACAAGTGTTTATGGTGGTTAACCGATAGAGATTATATTAAT GAACGTCAAGAAGAAGTAGATCAACTATTAGAAAAGACAAGGCGAGAAATGCATGGGGTGGTGCAGTCTGGAGGCCGTTCACCAAAGCCCTTGAATGGTTCACTTCCAGCCGTGCAGCAAAAATCTGGTTCAGAAAGTATACCAAATAGTTCTTCTCTCACTTCTCACGTTAAAAGCAAGAAAAGGGAACGAGGTGATCAGGGGTCTGAACCCACAAAGAGAGAGCGGTTATTTAAAACAGAAGATGGAGAATTCGGTCAGTTTAAATCAGAAAGTACGCTAAAGAATGAGATTGCTAAAATTACTGATAAAGGAGGACTTGTTGACTTTGAGggagttgaaaattttgtcaaaCTTATACAACCTGACAGTTCTGGTCAGAAATTAGACTTGGCCGATCGAGTGATGCTTGCTGATGTTATAGCAGTCACTGATAGGATTGATTGTCTAGGATGGTTTTTGCAGCTCAGGGGTTTGCCTGTATTAGATGAATGGCTTCAAGAAGTTCGTAAGGGTAAAATTTGTGATGGTAATGGCACGAAAGGAAGTGTTAAAACTGTAGAGGATTTTCTTTTGGCTCTACTTCGTGCCTTGGATAAACTTCCTGTGAATCTCAATGCTCTTCAGAGTTGTTATATAGGTAAGTCTGTGAATCATTTACGTACTCACAAAAATGCTGAAATTCAGAAGAAAGCAAGGAGTTTGGTAGATACCTGGAAGAAACGTGTGGAAGCTGAGATGGATGTTAATGATGCAAAGTCTGAATCCAGTCATGGTGTCTCATGGCCTTCTAAATCTGGGCCTTTAGAAGTTTCTCAAGTAGGGAGCAAAAAGGCTGGAGGGTCTAGTGATGATTGCGTAAAGAGCTCTACACATTCTAACATGTTTAAACATTCTCAAGCTAAATTCTGTCCCAGTGAAATGGTTGGCAAATCATCTGCATCGTCGAGCAGCATGAAGTCTTCTTCAAGCATGGTTGCTTCATCAAAGGATTATAACTTCAAAACACTAGTTGGTGGGAACTCAGATCTTCCTTTGACTTCTATAAAGGAGGAGAGGAGCAGCAGTTCAAGTCATTCCCAAAATAACAGTCAGTCAAGTGATCATGCAAAAACTGTGGCATCTTCATGCAAAGAAGACACTAGGAGCTCAAATTCTGGTTCAGGAAGTGTTAGCAAAGTTTCTGTGGGTGCTCGCCATCGGAAGCCTAGCAATGGTGTTCATTTGAATACTCTCACAGGAACACACAAGGTATCTGGGTCTGGAAAACTTAATGCCCTAAATAAGAGTTTGACTTCTGAAAAGGCCTCTACTGCATCACGTGAGAAATCTCCAGATGCGTCACTTGTTGAACATGGATATAGTCGACTTGTTGTAAAGTTGCCGAACACCTGCAAAAATCCAGTGGGAACTACTAGGGTTGTCACAGAGGATCAAGTTGTTTCATGTCACAAAGGATCTCTTCATGATGAGGCAGGTGATAACCATGAAAAGAAAGCTAAAGGCAGAAGCGATTTGCTTGGGGCTAGTTTTGCAACTGAAGTAAACTCAGATCAATGTCATAAGAAAGATCAATTTCTCAGCTCAGAGGAGGGTAAAGAGGTAGCTGCCAGCAACGAACGAGGCAGGCTTGCTGCGGCCAATGAAGGGCAATCAGAAACCAATGCTTCATCGACTGGAATTATATCTAGGCCTGGAAAAACTTATGATGCTTCTCTAAGCTCCATAAATGCCTTGATTGAAAGCTGTGTTAAATTTGCTGAGTCTAATACATCATCATCACCAGGGGATGTTGTAGGGATGAATCTTCTTGCGAGTGTGGCTACTGGGGAAATATCTAAATCTAATAATGCATCGCCGTTGGATTCTCCTCAGGAACGATCACCTATGGCAGAAGAATCTTCTGATGGCAATGATGGACAATTGAAAAATTTTCCTGAAGATATTAAATGTGATGAAGATGATGCTAATGGTGAGGCTGGGGGTCGCTCATCTTCTGAACCTCTTGACAGCAATAACATGTTGCATGATAGAAATGGATCTCATCCTGCCTCGACCTCAGCTGACTCACCTGAAGATGGAAGAGGTGTTGCATTTGGCTCTTCAAGGGAACATATTATGCCATCAAATGCTCAGCAAAACATGGAGAGGACGCCTTCAAATTGTGATACAAAACCTTGTGCTGAAGAATGCAATGCCTCTGTAGCTGTTGGTTCTTCATACGGTGTGGAAGAAGGTAATACAGACACTGTGGAAACAAATCAGCTTTCTGATCAAAATGAACTAGGGCAATCAAAGTCGCTTCTAGTACAAGACTCATTATTGGAAGAGTGTAGCCAACTCCGTGAAAATGAAATAGTGGACCAAACTGATGACAGAGCGACAGATAATGGAGTGGCTTTGAAATCAGAAGTAAAAACTACATCAGCTCTCGAAGAGGAAAAGCAATTGGATGAAAAGACGCCTTGTTTATCTTCACAATTAAGTGGTGGCGATGTTCAGACCCATGCAGACTTAGATAGCGGCAGTGGAATGGAAGAGAAACTGTCATCTACACCTGAGATTCACGCAGACTCTCAGGAGGAAAAAATTGAGACTGCTACAATGGTTCCTGATGCCAATTCTTTTGATGCAGAATTTAAggataaaaaatcaaatattgtGAACTCAGAAATTCATGTTAATCAGATCGGGAAACAGACAATGATTCAGGTTCCTCCTCTGTCAGATCGGAAAGATGATTGTGCAGTGCAGGATTTGGGAAGAACAGATGACATTAATAATTGTTGTGGTGGGGTTTCTATGCACGTGGAATCTCCCGCCATTCCCTTACCGGAAAATGATCAGGATGagaaattaagtttaaatattCCCGAGTCGACTGGAACCAAAGACCATGTCACTAGTGAAAATCCTTCACTTTCTGCTCCAAGGTCAGACACAGTGGTAAAGCtggattttgatttaaatgaaGGTTGTTCTGTGGATGATGTGACACAAGACGATGTTATTGGAAGTTCCTCTTCTGTTCAGCTGCCCATTTTCACACCTTTCTCCATCCCTTCAGCATCAGAAAGCTTCCCTGTTTCAGTTACTGTGGCTTCTGCTGCAAAAGGATCAGTTGTTCCACCAGCGAACTCCCTAGCAAACAAAGTTGAACTTGGATGGAAGGGTTCAGCTGCTACAAGTGCTTTTCGCCGTGCTGAACCACgaaaaaatcttgaaatgCCACTCAGCTTGAGTGATGTACCGCTTGTTACTACCACTAGCAAGGAGGGGCGCCCACCTTTGGACTTTGACCTGAACGTGCCGGACCAGAGACTCCTAGAAGAAGTTGCTTTGTCGTCAAATGTACCGTGGAAAGCAAGTGTTGATCCAGGGCTTTGTGATCGAGGTGGTGGACTTGATCTTGATTTGAATAAAGTTGATGAAAGTCATGATGTGGGCCCATGTTCTATTGGCAGGAATAGGTTAGAGCTCCCCATTTCAAGTAGGCCATTTGTTTCTGGTGGTTTAGGGAATTGTGGGTTCAGTGCCTCCAGAAACTTCGATTTGAACAATGGTCCTTCCCTTGATGAAATGGGGGCAGAAACAGTACCTCTCAGTCAGCAGAATAAAAGCTACATGCCATTTTCATCACTTCTCCCTGGAATGAAGGTGAACTCTGGAGAAATTGGGAACTTCTATTCTTTGTTTCCTCAGGGTAATTCATATTCAGCATTAACGGCGATCCCATCAGTCTTGCCAGgtagaggagaacaaagctaTGTTCCTGCTGCTGTATCTCAGAGAGTATTTGCTCCCCCTACAGGCACAGGATTCACTGCTGAAATTTATCGTGCACCAGTGCTTTCTTCCTCTCCTGCTTTGGCATTTCCACCTGCTAACTCCTTTACTTATTCTGGGTTCCCTTTCGAAACTAGTTTTCCTGTACAATCGAACAATTATTCAGGTTGTTCTACATCTTACATGGATTCATCCCCTGGCTGTTCGCTTGGATTCCCTACCATCACTTCTCATTTATTAGGGCCAGCTGGGGTAGCCCCTACCCCTTATACAAGGCCGTTCATTATGAGTTATCCAACCGGAAGTAGTGCTGTTGGTCCTGAGATTGGAAAATGGGGAAGCCAGGGTTTGGATCTTAATGCAGGTCATGGGATTATAGATAAAGAAAGATTTGATGAAAAGTTGCCTTTAGCATCGAGACAACTTTCAGTTCCCAGTACGCAGCCTTTTGCTGATGAGCAGCTCAAGATGTTTCAGATAGGTGGTATGCACAAGAGAAAAGAACCCGACAGTGGCTTAGATGGTTCTGCTAGGTTTAACTACAAACAACAATGA